The proteins below come from a single Nostoc sp. KVJ3 genomic window:
- the tkt gene encoding transketolase, giving the protein MTVATQSAKELSLEELCINSIRFLAVDAVEKAKSGHPGLPMGAAPMAFILWDRFLKFNPKNPKWFNRDRFVLSAGHGSMLQYALLYLTGYDSVTIEDIKQFRQWGSKTPGHPENFETPGVEVTTGPLGQGIANAVGLAIAEAHLAAKYNKPDTKIVDHYTYVILGDGCNMEGISGEAASFAGHLGLGKLIALYDDNHISIDGSTDVAFTEDVSKRFEAYGWHVLHVKDGNTDLAAIAKAIEEAKAVTDKPSMIKVTTTIGYGSPNKQNTAGVHGAALGADEIALTRKQLNWEYEPFDIPQDALNHTRKAVERGAASETEWNKTFADYKAKYPQEAAEFERYISSKLPDGWDKVLPTYTPEDKGLPTRKHSENCLNKLAAVLPELIGGSADLTHSNLTEIKGKGDFQKGQYENPNIHFGVREHGMGAICNGIALHNSGLIPYGATFLIFTDYMRAAIRLSALSQAGAIWVMTHDSIGQGEDGPTHQPIETLASLRAIPNLTVFRPADGNETSGAYKIAIEKAKQNAPSLLAFTRQNVPNLPGTSIEGVAKGGYTIVDSEGTPELILIGTGSELSLAVSAAEKLKAEGKKVRVVSLPSWELFEAQDAAYKESVLPKAVTKRLSVEAASSFGWHKYVGTEGDTVSIDRFGASAPGNVCLEKFGFSADNVLAKAKQLLG; this is encoded by the coding sequence ATGACTGTTGCAACCCAATCCGCCAAAGAATTGTCCCTCGAAGAACTTTGTATTAACTCGATCCGCTTCTTGGCTGTTGATGCCGTAGAAAAGGCCAAATCGGGACACCCAGGACTGCCAATGGGCGCGGCTCCAATGGCTTTTATCCTCTGGGATCGCTTTTTAAAGTTTAATCCTAAGAATCCCAAATGGTTTAACCGCGATCGCTTTGTCTTATCTGCCGGTCATGGCTCAATGTTGCAGTACGCCCTACTGTACCTGACAGGCTACGATAGCGTCACCATTGAAGATATCAAACAATTCCGGCAATGGGGTTCTAAAACTCCCGGACACCCAGAAAACTTTGAAACCCCAGGCGTAGAAGTCACAACTGGCCCCTTGGGTCAAGGAATTGCCAATGCAGTTGGTTTAGCGATCGCAGAAGCACATCTAGCTGCTAAATACAACAAACCCGATACCAAAATTGTTGACCATTACACCTACGTAATTTTAGGTGACGGTTGCAACATGGAAGGGATTTCCGGTGAAGCTGCTTCCTTCGCAGGACACTTGGGATTAGGCAAACTCATCGCTTTATACGACGACAATCACATTTCCATTGACGGTTCCACCGATGTAGCATTCACCGAAGATGTTTCCAAACGCTTTGAAGCTTACGGTTGGCACGTTCTGCATGTCAAAGATGGTAATACAGATTTAGCAGCGATCGCCAAAGCAATTGAAGAAGCTAAAGCTGTCACCGATAAACCATCAATGATTAAGGTAACAACCACCATCGGCTATGGTTCCCCCAACAAACAAAACACTGCTGGCGTTCACGGCGCTGCTTTGGGTGCAGACGAAATTGCCTTAACTCGCAAACAACTGAACTGGGAATATGAGCCTTTTGATATTCCACAAGATGCTCTCAACCACACGCGTAAAGCAGTGGAACGTGGCGCAGCTTCCGAAACCGAATGGAACAAAACCTTTGCCGACTACAAAGCTAAGTATCCCCAAGAAGCGGCTGAATTTGAACGCTACATTAGCAGCAAACTGCCCGACGGTTGGGATAAAGTATTACCTACCTACACTCCCGAAGACAAAGGATTGCCCACCCGTAAACACTCAGAAAACTGTCTCAATAAACTAGCAGCGGTTTTACCTGAATTAATTGGTGGTTCGGCTGACTTAACCCACTCCAACTTGACCGAAATCAAAGGCAAGGGCGACTTCCAAAAAGGGCAATACGAAAATCCCAACATCCACTTTGGTGTGCGGGAACATGGTATGGGCGCAATCTGTAATGGTATAGCGCTGCACAATTCGGGATTAATCCCCTACGGTGCTACCTTCTTGATCTTCACAGATTATATGCGTGCTGCCATTCGCTTATCCGCCCTTTCCCAAGCTGGTGCAATTTGGGTGATGACGCACGACTCCATTGGACAAGGTGAAGATGGCCCCACACACCAACCCATTGAAACCCTCGCTTCCTTGCGAGCCATTCCTAACTTAACAGTGTTTCGTCCCGCAGACGGCAATGAAACCTCTGGCGCTTATAAAATAGCGATCGAAAAAGCCAAGCAAAACGCTCCATCTCTATTAGCGTTCACCCGTCAAAACGTCCCCAATTTGCCAGGTACATCAATTGAGGGTGTAGCCAAGGGTGGATACACCATAGTGGATAGCGAAGGTACACCTGAACTGATCTTGATTGGTACTGGTTCAGAGTTGAGCCTCGCTGTCAGCGCAGCCGAAAAACTCAAAGCTGAAGGTAAGAAAGTTCGTGTCGTTTCGCTACCTTCATGGGAATTGTTCGAAGCACAGGATGCGGCTTATAAAGAGTCCGTTCTACCAAAAGCTGTCACCAAGCGTTTGTCTGTAGAAGCTGCTAGCAGTTTCGGCTGGCACAAATACGTGGGTACTGAAGGCGATACTGTTAGCATCGACCGCTTTGGTGCTTCGGCTCCAGGCAATGTTTGTCTAGAGAAGTTTGGCTTTAGCGCTGATAATGTATTAGCTAAGGCTAAACAATTGTTGGGTTAA
- a CDS encoding Crp/Fnr family transcriptional regulator — protein sequence MMYSTTPTSNSSTLSNNSAFDGQLHQQIFTRREVIPLQNDVLWRIEHGAVRTLTWSEDGTFITLGYWGLGDLIGYPLSKVKPYQIECLTGVEVSIVPPHLWHQDINALLSHIQQAEDLLSIVHRKPISLRLWQFLVWLSEKFGRDVDKGKLIDLNVTHQDIAEVLNTTRVTVTRLLQQLEEEGTVLRHKRRIILRLPNKLIKNYGSAISN from the coding sequence ATGATGTATTCTACAACTCCCACTTCAAACTCTTCTACCCTGTCAAATAATTCTGCTTTCGACGGACAATTACACCAGCAGATATTTACTCGTAGGGAAGTAATTCCACTTCAAAACGATGTACTTTGGCGGATTGAACACGGTGCAGTTCGTACCTTAACATGGAGTGAAGATGGAACATTCATCACTCTCGGTTATTGGGGACTAGGGGATTTAATTGGTTATCCTTTGTCTAAAGTCAAGCCCTACCAGATTGAATGTCTTACAGGTGTGGAAGTAAGCATTGTGCCGCCTCATTTGTGGCATCAAGATATTAATGCTTTGTTGTCTCATATTCAACAGGCAGAGGATCTATTAAGCATTGTGCATCGAAAACCAATTTCGCTACGCTTATGGCAATTTTTAGTGTGGTTAAGCGAAAAATTTGGACGTGATGTAGATAAAGGGAAATTAATCGATCTAAATGTTACCCATCAAGATATTGCCGAAGTATTAAATACCACAAGAGTCACAGTTACCAGGCTCCTACAACAGTTAGAGGAAGAAGGAACAGTTTTACGTCATAAACGCCGCATTATTTTGCGCTTACCAAATAAACTAATAAAAAATTATGGTTCGGCAATATCGAACTGA
- the phoU gene encoding phosphate signaling complex protein PhoU, whose product MKAVEYTPNPQKPQLARAIRRLERDVLRMGALVEQSFRLSHQALFARNLTAAEELPRLDKKIDRFYRQIESDCTAIMTLQAPTAQDLRCLSAFMQLVRDLERIGDYAEDLAEIAIKIFPYAPHSCLSEIEAMSLHAQAMLATSLKALGDFDEGGGRRLKHLDDTVDDAYDRVYQTLAQQRDVPGVVEPIVLLALAIRCLERMADHATNIGQRVAYIVTGQRS is encoded by the coding sequence GTGAAAGCTGTTGAATATACTCCCAATCCTCAAAAACCCCAACTCGCACGCGCCATTAGGCGGTTAGAACGGGACGTATTACGTATGGGTGCTTTGGTAGAACAATCATTTCGCCTCAGCCACCAAGCGTTATTTGCTCGTAACTTAACAGCAGCCGAGGAACTTCCCCGATTAGATAAAAAGATCGATCGCTTTTATCGTCAAATCGAATCAGACTGTACGGCGATTATGACGCTGCAAGCGCCTACGGCTCAAGATTTGCGCTGCTTGAGTGCCTTTATGCAGTTGGTGCGAGACCTAGAGCGCATTGGCGATTATGCTGAGGATTTAGCTGAGATTGCGATTAAAATTTTCCCTTATGCGCCTCATTCGTGTTTATCTGAGATTGAAGCTATGTCTCTTCACGCGCAAGCGATGCTAGCAACTAGCTTGAAGGCTTTGGGAGATTTTGATGAAGGCGGTGGTCGCCGTTTAAAGCACCTAGATGATACTGTAGACGATGCGTACGATCGCGTTTATCAGACTTTAGCTCAACAAAGGGATGTGCCTGGTGTAGTCGAGCCAATTGTGCTGCTAGCACTGGCAATTCGTTGTCTAGAACGGATGGCAGATCATGCCACTAATATCGGTCAGAGGGTAGCATATATCGTTACCGGGCAACGATCTTAA
- a CDS encoding sensor histidine kinase — protein sequence MLLLGFSLGLAVGIGFWVWQQVQLNRYLGRLLRPLTSHSDKMGLLVLPGLRQEIAMVKQERQDLQQSLQTYQDLLDFAPVGYLQVDEENQLLWCNRQAQEILYLQRWQPKQVRLLLELVRSYELDHLIEQTRDRQKPQMGEWIFHPSCDDAAEMQTIKSLALRASSLPLPNGQVGVFLENRQPLLDINQVRDRSFSDLAHELRTPLTSIRLVVETLQIRLEPPLNRWVNRLMQEVDRLINLVQSWLDLTQMEANPTMQLQTKAVELRSLITSVWETLEPIAQRQHLSLSYSGPENLWIKADQARIFQVFLNLLDNSIKYSRPSTSIYVEAKILSAEDNNSASPILEINLIDSGVGFSEADLPHVFERFYRGDKARTHSSQDGNSIGAIVGNGLGLAIVEQILISHGGSIKAMNHPETGGAWMQLQFREVMANSLSQDYS from the coding sequence ATGCTTTTATTGGGATTTTCTCTGGGTTTAGCGGTAGGCATTGGGTTTTGGGTTTGGCAACAGGTTCAACTTAACCGCTACCTGGGGCGCTTACTCCGACCGTTAACCTCGCATTCTGACAAGATGGGACTGCTGGTGCTTCCTGGGTTACGGCAGGAAATAGCGATGGTGAAGCAGGAACGGCAAGATTTGCAGCAGTCATTGCAAACTTACCAAGACTTGCTAGATTTTGCACCAGTGGGATATTTACAGGTAGATGAGGAAAATCAACTGCTGTGGTGCAATCGTCAAGCGCAGGAAATTTTGTATCTGCAAAGGTGGCAACCAAAACAGGTGCGCTTGTTATTAGAGTTGGTAAGGTCTTACGAACTTGACCATTTAATTGAGCAAACTCGCGATCGCCAAAAACCACAGATGGGAGAATGGATATTTCATCCATCTTGTGACGATGCGGCAGAGATGCAAACAATAAAATCTCTGGCTTTGCGGGCATCTAGTTTACCTTTACCCAATGGACAAGTAGGAGTATTTTTAGAAAATCGTCAACCCCTATTAGATATAAATCAAGTCCGCGATCGCTCTTTTTCTGATTTAGCCCACGAACTCAGAACCCCCTTAACTTCCATTCGCTTGGTTGTAGAAACTTTACAAATCCGCTTGGAACCACCTTTAAATCGTTGGGTTAACCGTTTAATGCAAGAAGTCGATCGGCTGATTAACTTAGTGCAAAGCTGGTTAGACCTAACCCAAATGGAAGCAAACCCAACCATGCAATTGCAAACCAAGGCTGTAGAATTGCGATCGCTAATTACGTCTGTTTGGGAAACACTAGAACCCATAGCACAGCGCCAACATCTATCTCTTTCTTATTCTGGGCCAGAAAATCTCTGGATTAAGGCAGATCAAGCCCGGATTTTCCAAGTTTTTCTCAACTTGCTGGACAACAGTATTAAATACAGTCGCCCTTCTACAAGTATTTACGTTGAAGCAAAAATTTTGTCAGCCGAAGATAATAATAGCGCTTCCCCAATTTTGGAAATAAATCTTATTGATTCTGGAGTCGGGTTTTCTGAGGCAGATTTACCCCACGTTTTTGAGCGATTTTATCGAGGAGATAAGGCGCGAACCCATTCCTCACAAGATGGTAACTCTATAGGCGCGATCGTTGGTAATGGCTTAGGATTAGCGATCGTTGAGCAAATTCTCATCTCTCACGGTGGTTCAATCAAAGCTATGAACCATCCAGAAACCGGTGGTGCGTGGATGCAACTTCAATTTCGTGAAGTTATGGCGAACTCCTTAAGCCAAGACTATAGTTAG
- a CDS encoding iron uptake porin translates to MTKQFWNLIKISPVVVAATFFAANSALAAEVNEQVTNVAQLETQDSNNIGQVTSVSQFSDVQPTDWAFQALQSLVERYGCIAGYPNSTYRGNRALTRYEFAAGLNACLDRVNELIATATADLVSKQDLATLQRLQEEYSAELATLRGRVDGLEARTSELEANQFSTTTKLVGEAIFNISDAFGGDRAVPAGNPNTKLNSNTTFSDRVRLNLYSSFTGKDRLQIRLQAGNILSNTGAGTTGTGTNMTRLGYDVGAPNDNSVIIDKINYAFNFSDALRIKVDVSNGELYENVEVFNPDFRSSGTGALSRYGRFSPIYRQGQNGAGLTVTFNPNEAISVTGAYLAQSSSVTNAGVTTNFGANNPNNNNGLFNGDSTIFGQLSFKPNKAFNIGLTYARTYLAGNSTNNLFQSTGSAFANNPFTSTNASNTRIESDNYGVEATFQLSSKLALSGWGGYTTASTLTGAARDAEIWYYGATLALRDFGKEGNVLGIIFGQPPQVTGGNVKTGSTLDSGTSYHLEGLYKYKVSDNIQVTPGLLVIFNPENNNNNDTEYVGTLRTTFTF, encoded by the coding sequence ATGACAAAACAATTCTGGAATCTTATTAAGATTAGTCCCGTTGTTGTTGCTGCGACCTTTTTCGCCGCCAATAGTGCCCTAGCTGCTGAAGTAAATGAACAGGTAACAAATGTTGCCCAGCTAGAGACTCAAGATTCTAACAATATCGGTCAGGTAACATCAGTTTCACAGTTTTCTGATGTGCAGCCCACAGATTGGGCATTCCAAGCTTTACAATCTCTAGTTGAGCGCTACGGCTGTATTGCAGGTTATCCCAACAGTACCTATCGTGGGAACCGTGCTTTGACCCGTTATGAATTTGCCGCAGGTTTGAACGCCTGTTTAGATCGGGTTAACGAACTGATTGCTACAGCTACTGCCGATTTGGTCAGCAAGCAAGACTTGGCTACTTTGCAGCGCTTACAAGAAGAATATTCTGCTGAACTAGCAACCTTGCGCGGTCGTGTGGATGGATTAGAAGCTCGCACTTCTGAGTTGGAAGCTAATCAATTCTCTACTACCACCAAGTTGGTTGGAGAAGCAATTTTCAACATATCTGACGCTTTTGGTGGTGACAGAGCAGTTCCTGCTGGTAATCCCAATACCAAATTGAATTCCAACACGACCTTTAGCGATCGGGTGCGTTTGAACTTGTACAGCAGTTTCACTGGTAAAGATAGGTTACAAATCCGTCTGCAAGCTGGGAATATCCTTTCTAATACTGGTGCTGGTACAACTGGTACTGGTACTAACATGACCCGCTTGGGCTATGATGTCGGAGCTCCCAACGACAATAGCGTTATCATTGATAAAATCAATTATGCTTTCAACTTTAGTGATGCATTACGGATCAAAGTTGATGTTAGCAATGGTGAATTATACGAAAACGTCGAAGTTTTCAATCCTGACTTTAGGAGCAGTGGTACAGGCGCTCTTTCTCGTTATGGACGTTTCAGCCCTATCTATCGTCAAGGTCAGAATGGTGCTGGTTTAACTGTAACTTTCAATCCTAACGAAGCTATCAGCGTGACTGGTGCTTATTTAGCACAAAGTAGTTCAGTTACTAATGCTGGTGTTACAACTAATTTTGGCGCTAATAATCCCAACAATAATAATGGGCTGTTCAATGGTGATAGTACTATCTTCGGACAGTTATCTTTCAAACCCAACAAAGCCTTCAATATTGGTCTAACCTACGCCCGCACTTACCTAGCTGGCAATAGTACCAACAACCTCTTCCAATCCACAGGTAGCGCCTTTGCGAATAATCCCTTTACCAGTACGAATGCTAGTAATACTCGTATTGAATCCGATAACTACGGCGTAGAAGCTACCTTCCAACTTAGCTCTAAGTTGGCTCTTAGTGGTTGGGGAGGTTACACAACTGCATCTACTCTTACTGGTGCTGCTAGAGATGCAGAGATTTGGTACTACGGTGCAACACTTGCTTTGAGAGACTTTGGCAAAGAAGGCAACGTTTTAGGTATTATCTTTGGTCAACCACCTCAAGTTACTGGTGGTAACGTAAAAACAGGTAGTACTCTTGACTCTGGTACCTCTTATCACTTAGAGGGTCTTTACAAGTACAAGGTTTCCGATAATATTCAAGTCACTCCTGGTCTGTTGGTAATTTTCAACCCAGAGAACAACAATAATAACGACACTGAATATGTAGGTACTCTACGTACTACCTTCACCTTCTAA
- a CDS encoding DUF3318 domain-containing protein, with translation MEPNIEIRRLLDVMPASGRMTTKIVSKPEQAKVINASFPQPWNQVRPIYINFDLWCRLAKPQRDLLLLQVVSWLTGVKWFKPDIYQGVVLAGLLSGLLEASQSDVVGVAIAGGLSAIAAFRIWRTNKSQQSELNADVAAIRIAQRRGYSEAEAAQHLLSAIEAVAKIEGRSGLNFTELIRCQNLRAIAGLSPVGIPEGYE, from the coding sequence ATGGAGCCAAATATTGAAATTCGCCGTTTATTAGATGTCATGCCCGCTTCTGGTCGGATGACGACAAAAATCGTTAGTAAGCCGGAACAGGCAAAAGTGATTAACGCCTCCTTTCCCCAACCTTGGAATCAGGTGCGACCGATATATATTAATTTTGATTTGTGGTGTCGCCTAGCAAAGCCGCAAAGAGACTTGCTGCTGTTGCAGGTGGTTAGCTGGTTGACGGGGGTGAAGTGGTTTAAACCCGACATTTATCAAGGTGTGGTGCTGGCGGGGCTGTTAAGTGGATTATTAGAAGCATCACAGTCAGATGTGGTGGGTGTAGCCATAGCTGGGGGATTAAGTGCGATCGCTGCTTTTCGGATTTGGCGCACTAATAAATCTCAACAGTCAGAGTTAAATGCCGATGTAGCAGCAATTCGCATAGCCCAACGGCGCGGTTACTCAGAAGCTGAAGCAGCCCAGCACCTATTATCTGCCATTGAAGCAGTAGCAAAGATTGAAGGGCGTTCTGGTTTAAATTTTACTGAGTTGATTCGTTGCCAAAATTTAAGAGCGATCGCAGGTTTATCACCAGTGGGTATACCAGAAGGTTATGAGTAG
- the fabF gene encoding beta-ketoacyl-ACP synthase II, with protein sequence MTDHTRKRVVVTGVGAITPIGNTATEYWDGLLSGRNGIDYITFFDASRHDCRIAGEVKNFDPHDYLERKDAKRMDRFAQFGVAAAKQALSNAQLVINELNAEQIGVMIGSGVGGIKVLEDQQTIYLNRGPDRCSPFMIPMMIANMAAGLTAIHTGAKGPNSCPVTACAAGSNAVGDAFRLIQGGYAQAMICGGTEAAVTPLSMAGFAACKALSFRNDDPTHACRPFDRDRDGFILGEGSGILILEELQHAISRGAHIYAEMIGYGMTCDAYHITSPVPGGLGAARAIELALKDASITPEQISYINAHGTSTPANDSTETSAIKKALGEHAYKVAISSTKSMTGHLLGGSGGIEAVATVLAIANDQIPPTINLENPDPECDLDYVPNFSRAQKVEVAISNSFGFGGHNVTLAFKKYV encoded by the coding sequence ATGACAGATCATACACGTAAACGCGTTGTTGTAACTGGTGTTGGCGCGATTACACCTATAGGTAATACAGCAACAGAATATTGGGATGGATTATTGAGTGGACGCAATGGCATTGACTACATCACATTTTTTGATGCGTCTCGCCATGATTGCCGGATTGCTGGTGAGGTAAAAAACTTCGATCCACATGATTACTTGGAGCGCAAAGATGCCAAACGTATGGATCGATTTGCCCAATTTGGGGTTGCGGCAGCAAAACAGGCTCTATCTAACGCGCAGTTAGTTATTAATGAACTGAATGCAGAACAGATAGGTGTCATGATCGGTTCTGGCGTTGGTGGCATTAAGGTATTAGAAGACCAGCAAACTATCTACCTCAACCGCGGGCCTGATCGCTGTAGCCCATTCATGATCCCGATGATGATTGCCAATATGGCCGCAGGATTAACGGCAATTCACACGGGTGCTAAAGGGCCAAATTCTTGCCCTGTAACTGCCTGTGCTGCTGGCTCCAACGCTGTTGGCGATGCTTTTCGCTTAATTCAAGGGGGATATGCCCAAGCGATGATTTGCGGCGGAACAGAGGCAGCTGTAACCCCATTATCGATGGCTGGGTTTGCCGCGTGCAAAGCCCTCTCTTTTCGTAATGACGATCCGACTCATGCTTGCCGTCCCTTTGACCGCGATCGCGACGGATTTATATTAGGTGAAGGTTCAGGAATTTTAATTCTCGAAGAACTGCAACACGCCATAAGTCGCGGCGCTCACATTTATGCCGAAATGATCGGCTATGGTATGACCTGTGACGCATACCATATCACTTCCCCCGTCCCTGGTGGACTAGGCGCAGCGAGAGCCATAGAACTAGCGCTCAAAGATGCCAGTATAACTCCTGAGCAGATTAGCTACATTAATGCCCACGGCACTAGCACCCCGGCGAATGATTCAACTGAAACCTCAGCGATCAAAAAAGCCTTGGGAGAACATGCGTATAAGGTGGCAATTAGCTCCACCAAATCGATGACAGGTCATTTATTAGGCGGTTCTGGAGGTATTGAAGCAGTGGCAACAGTACTGGCGATCGCTAATGACCAAATTCCCCCGACAATCAATCTCGAAAATCCCGATCCTGAGTGTGACTTAGATTACGTGCCTAACTTTAGCCGCGCTCAAAAAGTTGAGGTGGCAATATCCAATTCTTTCGGGTTTGGCGGTCATAACGTCACACTGGCCTTTAAGAAATACGTCTAA
- a CDS encoding type II toxin-antitoxin system VapC family toxin, which produces MGYLLDTNILTAILKKNQKVNSKLEEVRFLGEDVFISCITYFESKRGLLYANATRQISDLNEFCRNYKILFLDDLEIIEKACEIDADLKRKGRKIQEADVLIAATAIARGLILVSNDSDLLRVQNINLENWLQIDY; this is translated from the coding sequence ATAGGCTATCTTCTCGACACGAATATATTAACGGCTATTTTGAAGAAGAATCAAAAGGTAAATAGTAAGCTAGAGGAGGTGCGTTTTCTGGGAGAAGATGTATTTATAAGTTGTATAACCTATTTTGAATCAAAAAGAGGATTGCTTTATGCGAATGCTACCAGACAGATATCTGATTTAAATGAATTCTGCCGAAATTATAAAATTTTATTTTTGGATGATTTAGAAATTATAGAAAAAGCCTGTGAAATTGATGCAGATTTAAAAAGAAAGGGTAGGAAAATACAAGAGGCTGATGTATTGATAGCGGCTACAGCGATCGCACGCGGATTAATTCTGGTTTCTAATGATTCTGATTTGCTACGAGTGCAAAATATTAATTTAGAAAACTGGCTGCAAATAGATTATTAA